A genomic window from Eleginops maclovinus isolate JMC-PN-2008 ecotype Puerto Natales chromosome 9, JC_Emac_rtc_rv5, whole genome shotgun sequence includes:
- the alkal1 gene encoding ALK and LTK ligand 1 isoform X1, translating into MCNKTYLLLFSDSEVMQVERKWHILFTIFFLLITSGQCMDSKDVKQKERRTLLDLILQVIRESQQRDKTVSRRCSSGLFTSAQDMKSTSREKPSYVPRLDNSRLIEIFPRDVNMKGKFIQHFTAGPVKFSSECRTHFHRLYHNTRDCSRPAYYKRCARLLTRLAMSPLCMQS; encoded by the exons ATGTGTAACAAAACTTATTTGCTCTTGTTTTCAGACAGTGAAGTCATGCAGGTGGAGAGGAAATGGCACATTCTGTTTACTATCTTCTTTCTGCTCATCACCTCGGGCCAGTGTATGGACAGCAAGGACGTCaagcagaaagaaagaaggacCCTGTTGGATCTAATCTTACAGGTTATTAGAGAAAGCCAGCAACGGGACAAAACTGTCTCCAGACGCTGTAGCAGTGGACTCTTCACTTCAGCCCAAGACATGAAGTCCACCTCCCGTGAAAAGCCTTCCTATGTTCCAAGGCTGGATAACAGTAGACTCATAG aaATTTTCCCTAGAGATGTAAACATGAAAGGAAAATTCATTCAGCATTTCACAG CAGGACCAGTCAAGTTCTCGTCGGAGTGCAGAACACACTTTCATAGACTTTATCACAACACAAGGGATTGCTCAAGACCAGCAT attacaAAAGATGTGCAAGATTGCTAACACGATTAGCAATGAGTCCACTCTGCATGCAATCGTAG
- the alkal1 gene encoding ALK and LTK ligand 1 isoform X2, which produces MCNKTYLLLFSDSEVMQVERKWHILFTIFFLLITSGQCMDSKDVKQKERRTLLDLILQVIRESQQRDKTVSRRCSSGLFTSAQDMKSTSREKPSYVPRLDNSRLIEIFPRDVNMKGKFIQHFTGPVKFSSECRTHFHRLYHNTRDCSRPAYYKRCARLLTRLAMSPLCMQS; this is translated from the exons ATGTGTAACAAAACTTATTTGCTCTTGTTTTCAGACAGTGAAGTCATGCAGGTGGAGAGGAAATGGCACATTCTGTTTACTATCTTCTTTCTGCTCATCACCTCGGGCCAGTGTATGGACAGCAAGGACGTCaagcagaaagaaagaaggacCCTGTTGGATCTAATCTTACAGGTTATTAGAGAAAGCCAGCAACGGGACAAAACTGTCTCCAGACGCTGTAGCAGTGGACTCTTCACTTCAGCCCAAGACATGAAGTCCACCTCCCGTGAAAAGCCTTCCTATGTTCCAAGGCTGGATAACAGTAGACTCATAG aaATTTTCCCTAGAGATGTAAACATGAAAGGAAAATTCATTCAGCATTTCACAG GACCAGTCAAGTTCTCGTCGGAGTGCAGAACACACTTTCATAGACTTTATCACAACACAAGGGATTGCTCAAGACCAGCAT attacaAAAGATGTGCAAGATTGCTAACACGATTAGCAATGAGTCCACTCTGCATGCAATCGTAG
- the alkal1 gene encoding ALK and LTK ligand 1 isoform X3, whose protein sequence is MQVERKWHILFTIFFLLITSGQCMDSKDVKQKERRTLLDLILQVIRESQQRDKTVSRRCSSGLFTSAQDMKSTSREKPSYVPRLDNSRLIEIFPRDVNMKGKFIQHFTAGPVKFSSECRTHFHRLYHNTRDCSRPAYYKRCARLLTRLAMSPLCMQS, encoded by the exons ATGCAGGTGGAGAGGAAATGGCACATTCTGTTTACTATCTTCTTTCTGCTCATCACCTCGGGCCAGTGTATGGACAGCAAGGACGTCaagcagaaagaaagaaggacCCTGTTGGATCTAATCTTACAGGTTATTAGAGAAAGCCAGCAACGGGACAAAACTGTCTCCAGACGCTGTAGCAGTGGACTCTTCACTTCAGCCCAAGACATGAAGTCCACCTCCCGTGAAAAGCCTTCCTATGTTCCAAGGCTGGATAACAGTAGACTCATAG aaATTTTCCCTAGAGATGTAAACATGAAAGGAAAATTCATTCAGCATTTCACAG CAGGACCAGTCAAGTTCTCGTCGGAGTGCAGAACACACTTTCATAGACTTTATCACAACACAAGGGATTGCTCAAGACCAGCAT attacaAAAGATGTGCAAGATTGCTAACACGATTAGCAATGAGTCCACTCTGCATGCAATCGTAG
- the zgc:153738 gene encoding dynein regulatory complex protein 11 isoform X1: MRFILRSYTHSVVRLFVKKHWKRISLPGAKDMSQRRYNELWADAQLALSCLLTEELPAEPPRPEKDRVVFFQRLAMLYVRYIQIFRQLEEIYDQVVHPQKRRVIRAILDGVIGRVLELKNEMVEKEFSEYHYMDDILHDLKLTPEALEIPIPRYFISERGKELQKRTTMLTDILKMVEVTESPEPLMAKDMSQEKAIKIIQVAERARQGRLRAKLNEESRNMNRMYRTKDPGTEAIESATVCIQKVWRGFMQRKRTKIVREEEMIFLGMAMDPKFQAPSPAEVAALSSEACTKIKQEEHCEDYQKSLVSVTNQLRDVEGDDISKTMKEQIRQWFIECRDTTGSFPDYPDEEDGGSALIFAEKNPKQLLEEIAAKEEEDSNNKPKGKEEKKEKGKKEKGKDDEEEEEAGLKMLPSAFLPDLEMENKIFEDFWKNRNETRNFSQRHEVELIKEERRKIIEAEIRVKVDEQMRQELAEWKLAVDKDKGGKTKANAKKKKGSKSGKKKKKEKDLTADRTLESLCQELVEEGLLKQANDVRLHDYMGDYSYLGTTLRQNDIEPMPSLSDVRQVLSLYAVLPLGSQYVHEKAPLIKAILLAGPEGVGKKMLIHAICQETGANLFDLSPLNTAGKYPGKSGLAMMLHMVFKVARLLQPSVIWIEDAEKMFYKKVPKEEKELDPKRLKKDLPKSLKLIKGEDRVLIVGTTKDPLSADIKSLCKMYSKIILIPRPDYGSRYILWNQLIRKRGGDVTRSLDLGSLAKISDGYTPGHMVQVIQSIITKRRILQQANRPLTAAEFVAPLAKIDPVFQEEEEALKNWYAKTPLGKKRIKAATGKEEEEAPVKGKDAKKKGKK; the protein is encoded by the exons ATGCGATTTATCTTAAGGAGTTACACTCATTCAGTGGTTCGATTATTTGTTAAGAAACATTGGAAACGTATTTCTCTTCCTGGAGCCAAAGACATGTCGCAAAG GAGATACAACGAGCTGTGGGCAGATGCTCAGTTAGCGTTGAGCTGCCTGCTAACTGAGGAGCTGCCTGCTGAGCCCCCCCGCCCAGAGAAGGACAGGGTGGTGTTCTTCCAGCGGCTGGCCATGCTCTATGTGCGCTACATCCAAATCTTCAGACAGCTTGAGGAGATCTATGACCAGGTGGTCCACCCTCAGAAGAGACGAGTTATTCGGGCAATTCTTGATGGTGTGATTGGGAGGGTGTTAGAGCTGAAGAATGAAATGGTGGAAAAAGAGTTCTCAGAGTACCACTACATGGATGATATCCTTCATGATTTAAAGCTTACACCT GAAGCCCTGGAGATCCCCATCCCTCGCTATTTCATCAGTGAACGCGGCAAGGAACTCCAAAAAAGAACGACTATGCTGACCGATATTCTTAAAATGGTTGAGGTTACTGAAAGCCCAGAA CCTCTGATGGCCAAGGACATGAGTCAAGAGAAGGCCATTAAGATCATTCAAGTGGCAGAGAGGGCCCGACAAGGACGCCTGAGGGCCAAGTTGAATGAAGAGAGCAGAAACATGAACAGGATGTACCGGACCAAGGACCCTGGAACAGAAGCCATTGAGTCGGCCACAGTCTGCATACAGAAG GTGTGGAGGGGCTTcatgcagaggaagaggacaaaGATTGTTAGGGAAGAAGAAATGATTTTCCTGGGAATG GCCATGGATCCAAAATTCCAGGCGCCTAGCCCCGCAGAAGTCGCTGCCCTGTCCAGTGAGGCTTGCACAAAGATTAAACAGGAGGAGCACTGTGAGGACTACCAGAAGTCTTTAGTGTCTGTCACAAACCAACTACGAGATGTAGAGGGTGATGATATCAGCAAGACCATGAAAGAGCAGATCCGACAGTGGTTCATTGAATGCCG TGATACCACAGGATCCTTTCCAGACTACCCCGATGAAGAGGACGGAGGCTCAGCCCTGATTTTTGCTGAAAAGAACCCTAAGCag TTATTGGAAGAAATTGCTgcaaaggaagaggaggattccaacaacaaaccaaaagggaaggaggagaagaaggaaaaggggaaaaaggaaaagggaaaggaTGATGAGGAA gaagaggaggcagggtTGAAGATGCTGCCTTCAGCTTTTCTGCCAGACttggaaatggaaaacaaaatctTTGAAG ATTTttggaaaaacagaaatgagACCAGAAACTTCAGTCAGAGGCATGAGGTGGAGCTGATcaaggaggaaaggaggaagattATTGAGGCTGAGATTCGAGTGAAG GTAGACGAGCAGATGAGACAAGAGCTGGCTGAATGGAAGCTAGCTGTGGATAAAGATAAGGGTGGGAAAACCAAAGCGAATGCTAAG aaaaagaaaggctCTAAGAgtgggaagaagaagaaaaaggagaaagattTAACAGCTGACAG GACTCTGGAGTCTCTGTGTCAGGAGCTGGTGGAAGAGGGCTTGTTGAAGCAGGCTAATGACGTTAGGCTGCACGATTACATGG GTGACTATAGCTACCTTGGGACCACACTTAGGCAAAATGACATCGAGCCCATGCCATCATTGTCGGATGTGCGGCAGGTCTTATCTCTATATGCCGTTTTACCTTTAG gCTCTCAGTATGTACATGAGAAGGCCCCTCTGATAAAGGCCATCCTACTGGCAGGGCCCGAAGGAGTGGGTAAGAAGATGTTGATCCATGCAATCTGCCAGGAGACCGGAGCCAACCTGTTCGATCTGTCCCCTCTGAACACGGCAGGAAAATACCCGGGCAAGAGTGGCCTAGCCATGATGCTTCACATGGTTTTTAAG GTTGCAAGATTGCTGCAACCTTCAGTAATATGGATCGAAGATGCAGAAAAAATGTTCTACAAGAAGGTTCccaaggaagaaaaagag TTAGATCCCAAGCGCTTAAAGAAAGACCTACCGAAGTCTCTGAAGCTGATCAAAGGGGAGGATCGTGTTCTGATAGTGGGAACAACTAAAGACCCTCTGAGTGCCGATATCAAATCACTTTGTAAAATGTACAGCAAAATTATTCTCATCCCAAGACCGGACTACGGCTCAAGATACa TCTTGTGGAACCAACTGATCAGGAAGCGGGGCGGGGATGTGACCAGGTCGCTGGACCTCGGCTCTCTTGCGAAGATTTCTGATGGCTATACACCAGGTCACATGGTCCAGGTGATCCAGAGCATCATCACCAAGCGTCGCATCCTGCAGCAGGCGAACAGACCGCTAACGGCTGCAGAGTTTGTTGCTCCATTAGCCAAGATAGACCCTGTGTtccaggaggaagaagaggcccTCAAA AACTGGTATGCAAAGACCCCTCTGGGAAAGAAGAGGATTAAAGCAGCGACaggaaaggaagaagaggaggcacCAGTCAAAGGCAAAGatgcaaaaaagaaagggaagaaatag
- the zgc:153738 gene encoding dynein regulatory complex protein 11 isoform X2: MLYVRYIQIFRQLEEIYDQVVHPQKRRVIRAILDGVIGRVLELKNEMVEKEFSEYHYMDDILHDLKLTPEALEIPIPRYFISERGKELQKRTTMLTDILKMVEVTESPEPLMAKDMSQEKAIKIIQVAERARQGRLRAKLNEESRNMNRMYRTKDPGTEAIESATVCIQKVWRGFMQRKRTKIVREEEMIFLGMAMDPKFQAPSPAEVAALSSEACTKIKQEEHCEDYQKSLVSVTNQLRDVEGDDISKTMKEQIRQWFIECRDTTGSFPDYPDEEDGGSALIFAEKNPKQLLEEIAAKEEEDSNNKPKGKEEKKEKGKKEKGKDDEEEEEAGLKMLPSAFLPDLEMENKIFEDFWKNRNETRNFSQRHEVELIKEERRKIIEAEIRVKVDEQMRQELAEWKLAVDKDKGGKTKANAKKKKGSKSGKKKKKEKDLTADRTLESLCQELVEEGLLKQANDVRLHDYMGDYSYLGTTLRQNDIEPMPSLSDVRQVLSLYAVLPLGSQYVHEKAPLIKAILLAGPEGVGKKMLIHAICQETGANLFDLSPLNTAGKYPGKSGLAMMLHMVFKVARLLQPSVIWIEDAEKMFYKKVPKEEKELDPKRLKKDLPKSLKLIKGEDRVLIVGTTKDPLSADIKSLCKMYSKIILIPRPDYGSRYILWNQLIRKRGGDVTRSLDLGSLAKISDGYTPGHMVQVIQSIITKRRILQQANRPLTAAEFVAPLAKIDPVFQEEEEALKNWYAKTPLGKKRIKAATGKEEEEAPVKGKDAKKKGKK; this comes from the exons ATGCTCTATGTGCGCTACATCCAAATCTTCAGACAGCTTGAGGAGATCTATGACCAGGTGGTCCACCCTCAGAAGAGACGAGTTATTCGGGCAATTCTTGATGGTGTGATTGGGAGGGTGTTAGAGCTGAAGAATGAAATGGTGGAAAAAGAGTTCTCAGAGTACCACTACATGGATGATATCCTTCATGATTTAAAGCTTACACCT GAAGCCCTGGAGATCCCCATCCCTCGCTATTTCATCAGTGAACGCGGCAAGGAACTCCAAAAAAGAACGACTATGCTGACCGATATTCTTAAAATGGTTGAGGTTACTGAAAGCCCAGAA CCTCTGATGGCCAAGGACATGAGTCAAGAGAAGGCCATTAAGATCATTCAAGTGGCAGAGAGGGCCCGACAAGGACGCCTGAGGGCCAAGTTGAATGAAGAGAGCAGAAACATGAACAGGATGTACCGGACCAAGGACCCTGGAACAGAAGCCATTGAGTCGGCCACAGTCTGCATACAGAAG GTGTGGAGGGGCTTcatgcagaggaagaggacaaaGATTGTTAGGGAAGAAGAAATGATTTTCCTGGGAATG GCCATGGATCCAAAATTCCAGGCGCCTAGCCCCGCAGAAGTCGCTGCCCTGTCCAGTGAGGCTTGCACAAAGATTAAACAGGAGGAGCACTGTGAGGACTACCAGAAGTCTTTAGTGTCTGTCACAAACCAACTACGAGATGTAGAGGGTGATGATATCAGCAAGACCATGAAAGAGCAGATCCGACAGTGGTTCATTGAATGCCG TGATACCACAGGATCCTTTCCAGACTACCCCGATGAAGAGGACGGAGGCTCAGCCCTGATTTTTGCTGAAAAGAACCCTAAGCag TTATTGGAAGAAATTGCTgcaaaggaagaggaggattccaacaacaaaccaaaagggaaggaggagaagaaggaaaaggggaaaaaggaaaagggaaaggaTGATGAGGAA gaagaggaggcagggtTGAAGATGCTGCCTTCAGCTTTTCTGCCAGACttggaaatggaaaacaaaatctTTGAAG ATTTttggaaaaacagaaatgagACCAGAAACTTCAGTCAGAGGCATGAGGTGGAGCTGATcaaggaggaaaggaggaagattATTGAGGCTGAGATTCGAGTGAAG GTAGACGAGCAGATGAGACAAGAGCTGGCTGAATGGAAGCTAGCTGTGGATAAAGATAAGGGTGGGAAAACCAAAGCGAATGCTAAG aaaaagaaaggctCTAAGAgtgggaagaagaagaaaaaggagaaagattTAACAGCTGACAG GACTCTGGAGTCTCTGTGTCAGGAGCTGGTGGAAGAGGGCTTGTTGAAGCAGGCTAATGACGTTAGGCTGCACGATTACATGG GTGACTATAGCTACCTTGGGACCACACTTAGGCAAAATGACATCGAGCCCATGCCATCATTGTCGGATGTGCGGCAGGTCTTATCTCTATATGCCGTTTTACCTTTAG gCTCTCAGTATGTACATGAGAAGGCCCCTCTGATAAAGGCCATCCTACTGGCAGGGCCCGAAGGAGTGGGTAAGAAGATGTTGATCCATGCAATCTGCCAGGAGACCGGAGCCAACCTGTTCGATCTGTCCCCTCTGAACACGGCAGGAAAATACCCGGGCAAGAGTGGCCTAGCCATGATGCTTCACATGGTTTTTAAG GTTGCAAGATTGCTGCAACCTTCAGTAATATGGATCGAAGATGCAGAAAAAATGTTCTACAAGAAGGTTCccaaggaagaaaaagag TTAGATCCCAAGCGCTTAAAGAAAGACCTACCGAAGTCTCTGAAGCTGATCAAAGGGGAGGATCGTGTTCTGATAGTGGGAACAACTAAAGACCCTCTGAGTGCCGATATCAAATCACTTTGTAAAATGTACAGCAAAATTATTCTCATCCCAAGACCGGACTACGGCTCAAGATACa TCTTGTGGAACCAACTGATCAGGAAGCGGGGCGGGGATGTGACCAGGTCGCTGGACCTCGGCTCTCTTGCGAAGATTTCTGATGGCTATACACCAGGTCACATGGTCCAGGTGATCCAGAGCATCATCACCAAGCGTCGCATCCTGCAGCAGGCGAACAGACCGCTAACGGCTGCAGAGTTTGTTGCTCCATTAGCCAAGATAGACCCTGTGTtccaggaggaagaagaggcccTCAAA AACTGGTATGCAAAGACCCCTCTGGGAAAGAAGAGGATTAAAGCAGCGACaggaaaggaagaagaggaggcacCAGTCAAAGGCAAAGatgcaaaaaagaaagggaagaaatag
- the ociad2 gene encoding OCIA domain-containing protein 2, which yields MSSESGQTITVKTGEAVAAADTVAAPKKGEWKCPLSDHHVHREDVRKIWKECQEESFWYRALPLSMGSMAVTGGLIYNGVWQSSKKFGPFPKLLVAGILGFAVGKASYVGTCRSKFQEVGFEGGPRSGPWSKEGSFGPFNKLGHGHRSCHHVCEECKKATPAAPAEQVKS from the exons ATGAGCTCCGAATCTGGACAAACTATAACCGTGAAGACGGGTGAAGCGGTAGCTGCTGCTGACACTGTTGCTGCTCCAAAGAAAGGGGAGTGGAAG TGCCCCCTGAGTGATCATCATGTCCACAGAGAAGATGTGAGAAAGATTTGGAAAGAGTGCCAAGAGGAAAGCTTCTGGTACAG agcCCTTCCCCTCTCAATGGGTAGCATGGCTGTCACCGGTGGTCTTATCTACAATG GTGTTTGGCAATCGTCAAAGAAATTTGGACCATTTCCAAAACTCTTAG TTGCTGGGATCCTTGGTTTCGCAGTGGGAAAAGCATCTTATGTTGGGACCTGCCGAAGCAAATTCCAGGAGGTTGGCTTTGAAGGTGGACCGAGATCTGGACCCTGGTCTAAGGAAGGTTCCTTTGGACCTTTCAATAAATTGGGTCATGGACACAG ATCTTGCCACCATGTGTGTGAAGAATGTAAGAAGGCGACTCCAGCTGCACCTGCAGAACAAGTGAAAAGCTAG